In Fragaria vesca subsp. vesca linkage group LG5, FraVesHawaii_1.0, whole genome shotgun sequence, the genomic stretch AAGCTACCCTGCAGATCTTGTAAGACCGCCCCCAACTTCCGTCTGAGTAAGTGAGTATAGTCGTTTGTTTCAGTAGTTTTAAATTATTGCATGCTTTCTCTCATGCGCCTGAATCACACAAAATATATTGATTTTGTCGTCAGATTAAGCATGACAAGTGCTGTACCGGATGCCATTGTTCTTAAACTTCTAAACGTGGATAATTATGACCATTGGAGTCTTCGTGTTAAGACCTACTTGTTAGCTGAAGGTCTTTGGAAGGTTGTTGAATCCACCGGTGATCCACCTAAACCAGAAGATGATGAAGAAAAGTTTGATGCATGGAGTAAGCAGAATGCAAAAGCTCTACATGTAATCCATATTTCTTGCGGGTCTCGTATTTTTTCACTTATTAGTGATACCACGAGTGCCAGAGAAGCCTGGGATCTGTTGGCAAAAAAGTTAAAAACCGACTACATAGGTACTAATCTCTCTTGTCGAAATATAAATTGAAATTGAAAATAAAATAGAAGTTCAATATATTCATGACATTTTTACAAAATATGGTTACTTTGAACAATTGAAAAGAGCGTCCTAAACATTTCAATACCATAAACAATCCTGAAAACTATAGATTGATCACAATATCAAGCTGGAATGGCCAAGATTTTAACATTGACTGCAGTCAACTTACTTCTTACTCTAAACGTCTTATGATCTTACCTTGTCACTTATTTTCCTCGTGCAAATACAAAAAAATTGAAAATAAGAATGATCTATTAATACCCAATATCATTTGGTCTAGTGACATAGTCTCTTTTTTAGTAACTGAGAGGTTGTGAGTTCGACTCACATAGTTGTAATATAATATATACATGATCAAAGAATGATCTAATAATTTTTAGATCAACTGTTATGTAAAATGAACTTGAAATATGCTTGAAGTGAATTGTAATTTTGTTTTGTGCGGGTGAATCAAAATTAAACAAGAAGTTGAATGATGATGATAAATCTAGAGCTTTATTTTCAGATGAGATGTCTGATTTTCCCCTGCCAGTTGATGGTGGCAGGCGCGTGCATGATGGAAACATAAAAGAGGAATATGCGGCTGATGGGACGTAGTTTTTTATATAATTAATGTCTATGAATACACAAATTAAATGAGAAAATTTTCTGGATACATAAATGTGACTGATACTCACATTTTCTTTTTGAAGGCGATACTCACATTTTCTATTACTTGTTCCTATATATAGTTGTAAATCTCATAGACAATCTTATTAACCTGGCAGTAGGACACGACACGAACACCGCCAATCAAGGAGTGAAAAATCGAAAATATCCCCGAAATTTCGGTGATATTTTTGTTTTTTCACTGTCCCGATATTAAATCCACGAGTAATTTTAAATACACACCCCTAATATCTTAATACACACCCCTTACTTAATACACTACCCATCTAGTCAATATTATACTAAATACACATCTCAAACTGCCTAAATTAAATACCCTCGATATCCAAAAATAATAATAATTTGTATTTAATATAATTATCATATATTCACAACTCTTTTTATGTATTCTCTTTTATTTTCTGTTAGATTTTTTTTTATCAGGTTAGAAAATTTTTCTTGATATTTTTCAATTTATAATCAAAATGATGATATTATATTCGAACTCCGAATCTCCAATATGACATCAATTAGCTTGAATTTGAAGAAAAAAATAATAATTGAACATACATAATTTTTTCAAAGTTAAGAAACTAGTAGAAGTATAATAACATAAAAACTAGTTTTTAGTCTGCAAGATAAAAACTAAAGTTGTACATGTGATTATGACAGTATTTGAAATTCAGGTGATGAATTTTGGAGAAACAGTTTTTATTTATTTTCTTTTGATACGTAGTAATAGTGGAGAAGAGTTAGGTTTTAGAAAAAATGAAGTTTCTTTTTTTTCTTTTTTTCCCTAATAATTGATGGATGTTTTTGTAATTAAGCATACCTATAAAATCTGATGTGAAATATAAAATAATAGGGATGTGTATTAAGATATTAGAGGTGTGTATTTAAAATTTCTCTAAATCCACTTACCAAGTAAGTATCGTCCGAAATATTCGATAATTCGTGAAATATCCCGAAATTTGCGATATTTTGAACGAAATTCCTGATATTGTCAAGTCAAACCGCCAAAAACTTCGGCCCAAATTTTAAAATTAAAGGAAGCAGACAATACGCCTGACAACCAGATCAAACCTTGGTTACCCAAGGAAAAGACAAAACGCCTTAGCCACCCATGCATGAACACGTCATGGTTGTTTGATGTGCATTTTTATATAAGTACGATTAATTCTAATTAATCCTATTTATTACTTAGTATCCTTTTTTCTTTTTTTTACTTAGTATCCTATACTCATGTAAACTCCTAATGTTCTAGATGCCAAGAGTGTTAGCAAATTATGACAACCATATATAATGAATGACTCGATTATATGTATATGTATTGATTCACATAATTCAAACCTATTATGTAATGGTATTTGTCTAACATTTTCTATCACTTTTAAAGTACTCATGTAATTCTATGTGAAATATATCATATGTATATAAGGCGTGATGACTTAGCCTCTTTTTGGGTTTCTAGCCATAAAAAAAAAAAATGTTTAAAGTAAACTTTTAAGAATTATTAACGGTACAATACTTACATTTTCACCTTAACTTACTACAACTCTCTATAGATCAATGTTTATTCAAGGTTTTCATTTCAAATATAGTACATAATATAGAAAACAAATATCTCTTAAAGTTCGGTTTAAAATTTCCTTGTTTTTATTTAAATTTCCGTCAATTTTCTTATTTTTTTACTGCAATCGATATTTCCCCGAAATTTCCATCGAAATTTCCATATTTTAAAGGGTCGAAATTTCCGTAATCACCGAATTTTTCTTCCTTGCCGCCAATAATGTCGCTATTCATGAAGCTTTGGATCGTTTCTTCAATAAAGATGTTGATTATATTGATTGGGACAGAGTAATGGAGTTTCTTAACCGACAACCAGAAGCAGTAAGGATAAGAGCTTCAATAACTGGCTATATAGCTCTTCACAAAGCAGTCTGCAGTGGGGAAGCAAAGCGAAAAATTTCATGAAATGAAAACATATAGTTAGTAATATTCACCATATATATAAAAACAGTAAAACTAATTAAATAGTTACTACTGTAACTATACTACTGTAACTAAACTGTTTTTACTCTGAGGTAAAAACTTTTTTACCTGGAGGGGCAAGTTTTACCGTTTTGCCCCTCGTTCAATACACAGTAAGGCAATCCGGGTAGGGCACTGTTGCCGGATTCGGGTCGAGCAAGTCGGAGCGGGGCAGCAGACACGTGGTCAGGGAGGGGACCCGGGGCTGGGTGGTGCGACGCTGTGGTGGTTCACTCACCGTTCTGGGTTAAAGGCGCATTGGAGCAGGACAACCGGATCGGTGGTCCGAGCGGTGCACTGCCGGAATCTGGGCTGGGAGAGTTGCGCGCCGTCGGGGCAGTGGCGGCGAGGCGGGAGATCGCCGGGAAAGGAGGCCGACTAGGGCTCGACCAGGGATGGGTCAAGGCTGCTGGGCTTCGACCGAGGTGCTGGGGCTGCCGTGGTGGAGGTAGCCGACGTCGCTCAGGGAAGGTGGGTGCCTAGAGCAAATTTCTGGGTGCTCAGGTCAAAATCGATGGGTACGGAGGCAGAAAATTTAAGGGATTTTCTGTTTTGTTTTTTCTTTTATGTTAGGGTTTTGTTATGAAGCTCAGGTTAGAGCACAATGTTGATAACGTGTTGAATGAGAAAAGATAACGAGAATAACGGTTTACTCATTCATTGATAGAAAGATCTATTTATAGACATTACGTAAAATCTCCTGAAAGATCTAAAAGTTCTATCAACTGTAATCTATTATAATAAGAAAATCAGATTAACCAATCATACATGTATTAGGACAATACACAGAAGCACGAAAATATTATTTTTTTAAACAATAGTCTATTTACTTATTTATCAATACCTCGGGTAGTACACACGGGGTCCTTCTCCAAATCCTCTTTGACTCTTTCTTTGATGCTGATTGTAACCCCACGACCTGACCTGAGAAGGCTTGCGCCAGCGCCGCCGCACAGCCGGATGAGAATGGTGAGGTTTTGAAGAAAACTTCCTCAAGCACGTGAGGCGCGTCCTAAGGTTATGATTAAAAGAGAGGCTATTATTAAATTACGATTAGTGTTAACTTCACAAATACGAACCTAAACTCCACACCCGTATCTTATCCCCTTAAAGGTCGGCTAGTTTAGACTGAAACTTACTGTCATTCACTAAAACTTAATTTGAAGGTTACACCTAAACGGCTAAACTCCTAGTAATCTTATGGTTTTTCTGCTTGAGGTAACGGAAAAATTCCCTGTTTTAGAGAAATACTCCAAATTTTATGCCCAAGTAGGGAGTTCATTGAGTTTAATTAGCAAACAGAACACTTGAGCAACAGAGATTGTTGGGAATTTGTTTATTTTACATTTCAATCACCAAAGTGCTTTGCCATAATTTTACATTCATTAAGGGAATTGAACCATCACTATTATTATAACTAACAGAGCTTAAATGTTCTTGATGGGCATCAACTTCACAGCTTGAAATGTAGTAATGGGTAATTTTCCTTCCCTTCTGAGTAGTAGTACCTTACATAATCTTTAATATCAACTTCTTGGTAGATTTGGGGGTTCTCTTCTGATAACAACTCATTAATTGGTCCGAAAACTTTTGTGTTCCGTTCAGATCTGAAAAAGCTTGCCACAGATGTTCTTGGCCCTGCATTGTTTGCTCTAACTCTGTGAGCCAAGCTAACAAACTTGTCATTTGTTATGAGCTGCACAAACTTGAGCAACACAGTCGATAAGTTACCAATGTATATGACAGTATTCTAAAGATACATAATTAGCAATAGCAACATATCATGCATGTCATTTGTTAGTAAACAACAAAAGATTAAGCTAACAAGAATGGACTTGCCTGAAGAAGGTCTCCAACATTGACAACTAGAGCTCCATGCATGGGGGGAACATTAACCCATCGATTCTCATATAAAGCTTGGAGACCACCTACTTGGTCTTGCAAAAGAATGGTGATGAAGGTACCATCAGTGTGCTTGCTGGCGCCGAATGTCAATTCTGGCTCAGGGCATGCTGGATAGCAGTGACCCAGTAGAAGAAGCCCCTCGGCGCAATTCATGTCTTTAAGATAGTTCGGATTAAGCCCAAGAGACTCAGATAGTATCTCAAACAATGTTAATCCCAGCTCCATCACATGCTTTGAGTACTCAATCACTATATCACTGCAATCCCAAGTTCCCAACTCTGATCTTACTTACTAATTTAGTTCATTTATCAAGTGAAACTATACTTTGCATACTACAGACGTACATAGATGTTTGTCATTGCATTGCACAACTTACCAAATTTAGCACATGAACATTGATTCATATCGTAATTCTGTAGTCAAACTCTAGCTAATGTCCTGATTACTACATAAACGATTGCTTTGAACAAGTGATGATTCCATCATTATAAGCGCAAACATTCTAGATGTGTGGTTCTTATAATTAACAGTCATATATATACCCTATTTAAGAACAATTACTCATCATGTCAAAGCTAGCTAGAGCTAAAGATCAAGCCTTACCTGCATACTGAGGGTAATTCTTCTGGTTTGGGTGGATTAGGAGCCATGAAACAGCCGAGTGTGTCTCTCCAGTCAGTTGATGAAGCTTGGTACAAATCATAGTTAGAATGATAATACACTTTCTTCCCGGGAGTCCTTGTATAGAACTCTTTCTTTAGCACACTATCCTGCTCATGGAACTCGCGTATCCGTCGAATCACCTCATCCAAAACATTTACAGGAATTCCATGATTCACTACTTGAAAGAAACCCCATTTCTCACACGCATGCCGAACTTTCTCCATGACCTCAGCTCGTAAAGCTGAGTCTGCTTCGATTTTGCCGCCTTGAAGATCGATGGTTGGAATACTGAACCGGGCATCATCATCACCTCCTTCCCTCTGATCAACATTTGGTTGTGATCTGGAGTGGAAAATGCGAGGGATTGTTGCGACTCCTGCATCGAGTAGTCCTTTCACACCGGCTTTTGTATCATCAAATGCTTTTAGTTCACTTGTGCGGTCACTTGTGTCCACCATTTTCTTCTGGGTTTGCAAGTCACAATAATTGGTGGTAGCGAGCAAGAGATTATAGATTAAAGAGTAGTGCAAGGCTTGGAGCAGAAGACAAAAACATATTTTATACTCTAACGGATCGTATACTTTTTCTCTTTAATCACTGGTACCCTGAACTTGACGAGAGCCTATTCCCTGCACCACTGGGACAGCTGCACCACGATGTCTAAGAGCGCGTGCAAGCTAAACAACGTTAGCTTCGACTGGTCTTGTTTTGTCTTCCTTTCTCCTCTCTCATCTCCCTCAATTACATCAACCATCTCTCATTCTCCACAAATCCGACTAATCTGAGGCCCAATCCTCCGCCGAATTCATCGATCGTCCCCAACTCCCCCATCAAAACATCCACCTCAATCTTGATCACAACTCTCTTGCCCAATTCTGGGTTCTGAGTCTTTTCTTCTTTTTCTTTGCAGAAGAAGATCTGGGTTCGTTCATTCTCTGCTCAATTCGCCATCAGGTCTGTGATGGTGGTTCGGCAGAAATTTCCGTCTCGGAGTTGTCCGCCATCGGAGCTACGATTAACTTGGGCCGGCTCAGGTTCGTCCAGTAGTTGTTGGGCGAAGCAGAGAACGTCATCGAGGTTTTTGGGTATGCCCGACGGTTGAGCAGTGAGGCCGTTAGAGATTTGGGTTTGAGGGTGAGGGTTTTGCGAGAAGGGAACGGTAGATTGGGAAATAATTGAAGCAGAGGAGATGATTTACCAGTTCTGGGGTTTGATTTTTTTTTCTTTTTCCGACGAACACCCGGGAATGGAAGATGTATGAATGAGAGATCATATGATTACTGTTGCAACATACGTGGACAAGAACATGTTTATTGATTAATTAAACCAATATTCGATTCTGACATTTGCTTAATTAAGGAACGTGGTCTTTGCAATTAAAGCAAAGTCATCAGACCACCCAAATGACCAGCAACCCTGTACTACTAATAGTATAATACTAATACAAATACTTATCTAATAAAATCATTTTTAATTAAACAATTGTTTCTTTTTTTTTTTGTTGGAACAATTGTTTCCTTAGAGAAAGAGTAATTAAAAGAAAAATAATGTAGTTGTAAAATTGTTATTTTTAAAAAAGTACACTTAATTCGTCATTGTTTCGATACACTGAATCGTATCAAGCGGATGTATATATTTTATAATTTTTACACAGATGGGCAGAGTGCGTCACCATGAACGTATGAATTTTCAGGAAACTTTTCGAGTAATGGGTCTATTTTTTATGATTTTCGGAATTTCAAAAGTTATAAAATTACTATGATTTACTATTAGTTCAAAAATACCTAAAAAATATAAATGTTACTCGAAAAAATCCATGAAAATTACTACACTCTCCTCTCCTAAGACCGTCTCTATCCATCCATTTAAGAATTCGAAGAAATACGCATCCACTTGACACGGTTGCCCTAAAAGAGATAGAAGGATGCATATGGTTGACTATATTGACCGAGGCCCAAACAATGCCGGAAATAGGTAAATTTTCTACCATAGTCGTGCTTCAATATGTTGATCACATCCTATGGACGGATTTCACAAATTTCATTTCCTCGATACAGTTGGTTTAAAATCACAAAGTCTACTAATGTAGTTTAACTTGCTTAAAAGGTTTTAACCCAAGTGTGCATCTTTGTGAACCTACTATACCGAGGAAATGAAATTTGTGAAATCCATCCATAGGATGTGATCAACGTAATGAAACATGGCTATGGTAGAAAATTTACCTATTTTCGTCATCGTTCGGATCTCGGTCAACTCAGTCCACCTCATGTATGTTTATTTCTCACTGTGAGCGGATGTGTCAAGCGTATGTAAGTATGTTACAATTTTTACACGGATGGGCAAAGCGCACCACCGTGAGAGCGTGTGAATTTTCAGAGAATTTTTCGAGTAACGAATCTATTTTTTATGATTTTCGGAATTTCATAAGTTATAAAAGTATTATGATTTGCTATGATTTTGAAACTTCAAAAATACCTAAAAAATATAACTGTTATTCAAAAAAATCTATACTTTCGAAAACGGGGAAAAATAGTGTCTCGCATGATGCCGGTCAACCACGTTGTGAGTTTAAAACGAGGTATATTTAATGTTGACCAATTCGATAGGGGGCGTAACAAATCCAAAACGGGATGAATTTTTTGCAGTAGACGTTTTTAATTACAATGTCTACATCGGACGGTCGAATTTTTATCTTCACATATTTATGACCTCAGATCGTCACGTGCATACTAAAGCGGTATAACTTATTTAGTAGGTTATATGCAAGTGTACATAATTATGAACCAACTATACAGAAAAATAGGATCTCGCACGATGTCGGTCAACCGTGTTTCGTGTTAAAAACGAGGTATATTTAAGGTTGACCGATTCGATGAGGGGCTTAATAAATCCGAAACGGGGTGAGATTTTTTTCAGTTAACCTATTTAATTACCATGCCAACATCAGACGGTGGAATTTTTATTTTCACGTATTTATGACCTCGGATCGTCACGTGTCTACTAAAGCGGTATAACTTATTTAGTAGGTTATATTGAAATGTATATCATTGTGAACCAACTATACAGAGGAAGCAAAATTTTTGAAAATCTTGTGAAATAAGATGTGATCGAAATAGTGAAATACATGTAGAGATGAAAAATCACAAACTTCCGGTAACGTTTAGGCCCCGATAAAAGCGGTCAACACTAATTACGCTTAGGTGCTCCTAAGGGGATCCTAACAATCGGAGGGTCAATTTAACAAAAAAAAATCATGGGATCCTAAATCTCATATATGCGAGCTTCTTGTTCGAAAACGGGGAAAAATAGGATCTCGTACGATGTCAATCAACCGCGTTTCGTGTAAGAAACGAGGTATATTTAAGGTTGACCGATTCGATGGGGGGCGTAAATAATCCGAAACGGGGTGAATTTTTTCAGTAGACCTATTTAATTACCATGCCTACATCAGACGGTGAAATTTTTATTTTCAAGTAATTATGACCTCGGATCGCAGCGTGACTACTAAAACGGTATAACTTGTTTAGTAGGTTATGTTCAAATATATATCATTGTGAACCAACTATACAGAAAAAGAAAAATTTTTGAAAATCTTGTGAAATAGGATGTGATCGAAATAGTGAAATACGACTATGGTTGAAAAATCACATGATTTTGGTAACGTTTGGTCCTTGATAGAAGCGGTCAACCCTATTTACGCTTATTTTTCTCTATGGAAGCCCTATCGTCGGGAGGTGAAGGTCCTTCAATTTTTACATGGGTTGTTACATTTCATCAATGTGAGAG encodes the following:
- the LOC101297439 gene encoding 1-aminocyclopropane-1-carboxylate oxidase homolog 1-like encodes the protein MVDTSDRTSELKAFDDTKAGVKGLLDAGVATIPRIFHSRSQPNVDQREGGDDDARFSIPTIDLQGGKIEADSALRAEVMEKVRHACEKWGFFQVVNHGIPVNVLDEVIRRIREFHEQDSVLKKEFYTRTPGKKVYYHSNYDLYQASSTDWRDTLGCFMAPNPPKPEELPSVCSDIVIEYSKHVMELGLTLFEILSESLGLNPNYLKDMNCAEGLLLLGHCYPACPEPELTFGASKHTDGTFITILLQDQVGGLQALYENRWVNVPPMHGALVVNVGDLLQLITNDKFVSLAHRVRANNAGPRTSVASFFRSERNTKVFGPINELLSEENPQIYQEVDIKDYVRYYYSEGKENYPLLHFKL